DNA from Ananas comosus cultivar F153 linkage group 12, ASM154086v1, whole genome shotgun sequence:
GCGACGTGGCGGGGTGGTGTTCGGTGCCGGTCCGTACAACACACGCTCGTTCCGTGTAACGGGATGATGTGAGACTGACATGCGGGCCCACGTTTAGTGGGGCCCGATTTTAGGACTTCCATGGCCGTGATATGTAACTGTGTCAGTGAAAATAAGATCACTGAGCCCAAGTCCCATGTCCCCACTCTGACTACAGGAACAGAGGCACAGGACACAagcaatgagagagagagagagagagagagagagagagagagagagagagagaggggttttgGGAAGTGGAGAAAACCAACTCTATCTGCTGATGACACAGAGAGATAGTAACGCTTCATCTACCTTATATGGTACCTCAAAGAGATCTACCTTAGATGATAACAAGCAAATGAGAgtaaccgaccgtctctagaatAAGGGGTAAAGAACTTGATGATTAATAttcgaggtctcaagtttgaatcctagttgattcaaattttcagttaaatttatttttaaatgaaataaataaaacagataacatgctacctatctctccaaatatatcattaaaaataattcctTTAAACTCTActgttttaaattattaattagtatgGAACATGCAACAAATTTAGATATAGTAGTAAGTTgtttaactttcaaatttataaatggAATATAAATCAAATACGTAAATAATTTACAAAACCAAACTGTTGTGTTTAATGCCCAACATTTCAGCTATATTTACGACCGTTtctagcgtaagtggcaaaaggacttggtggttgatatccgagacccaagttcgaatcctagttgattcacatttccagctaagattatttctaaataaaataaacgaaacgagtagcatactacctttctctctctctcaaaaaaaaaaaaaaaaaaaacaattcagCTATAAATAGCTGTAGCATTTACTCGTTTTATATTTAGCCCGTTTGTTGTAACTATACCCACTGACACACCCAGTTTGCACTTTGCACCACTTAAAAAAAGGTGGGGGAAAGAGAAGACACCTGTTTGATCAGTCCTAGTTCAGATCAAAGGGACAAAATTGACTAAAGAGGCCCCTGGATTTGGTAAGATATTTCACTGTCTCACCGGATTCAATCAGTGAACCATCCCCTGTATTTATTGTTCTCCTTTTCCATGGTAAATGCTTTGGATCTCCCCACAAAAAAACCTCCTTGTACAGTATTAAATGTGCTGATAAATCTCACTAGTGTTTTGAAGTAGATACATAGATAAACCAAAATACTTATGACACCCTAGGCATTCAATAGATAGCTGCTCAACATTTCAGAATAAATGATCTAATTCAACTGTCACATAAAACACATAAGATACTTAGTTTGAAAAGGTGAGTACTTTcgattgtttggttggatgATTGATTTTTTCAAAGTTGTCTATTTCTACGAGGAACTCGACATTGCACTTCTCCGGAGTGATGTCGAGTTTCACTCACAAACTCAAAAAATTGCTGGACCTGAAATCAGATttaccaaacaagccctaactCAATGCATTACTCTCACTAGAGGATCCATCGAAAATGAAACCAAACTGAGAGCGACATAATTGGTAGTTGGAAACCTTTCACATCAATAAAGGCTCATTTCAAAAACGTGcataaagaaatataaaaaaagggcTCAGTAAAAATGCTGATGTTAGTAGTAATCGACACCTCTCTAACTAAAAGCTGATgtttcctctatatatatataaaaaaaaaaaacactaaaagcTGATGTAAGTAAGTGACAGCTTTCCCTCGTATATTATTCTAGCTAgcctttcttttcatttccatattttaatattaatcttcTATGATACATCCAATCAAGTGAATGGACTATGACAACACAAGACATCAAGGTTGTATTCAAAAGATGTGCATCACAAGGAAAGGGCTGGGGATCTCTATTTCTCTACTTTTTATTATAGTACAACTAAGAggataaagaaacaaaaaaaagttgttcTTAGTGGCTGCAGCCACTTTGTAGAAAGTTTCAGATGTTTGATGAAGCTACAGAAGGGACACAACATacattagaaaaattattgggTGATGCGGTGTATTAGTACATTTCATACTTCATATAAATGTGCATAAGTATGTAAAACCATGGCATATgacatcttaaatttaaatttaaatatgtaaaaacTCTAATTCAGATAACACTCACAATTATTGTATCAGCATGAAACAACTCTCATTAAAACATGATGTTTAGAAAATTAGAATCACAAACTAGCCAAATGCCAAAGCCATAAGTACTTGGGcacgaaattaaattttgttactCTGGAAAGAAATTATTCCCCCGCATCTAAGTcgtgaaaattattttcatcatTATTTGGTATTCATATAACAACCGTAGTAAACAATAGAAGGACAATTACCTGGAGATAAAAGTTGCTCGCTGCTGCAGACGCTCCACCTAACACATGAGGCCTTAAATTGGTTCAGCTAAGCATGTCCTAAAAATTAAACCTACACTGAGAAAAGACTATtactcataaaaaataaaaaattaaaagaaacaagaaataTGTATAATCTATGACATAAGTATCAACAAAAAcgatctaaatagtaaaatggtTCACAACAATTTATTATATCGTATAAATAAGTGTCGCATCAGCATCATTATGAATTTATGTAGTCGAAATTAAGACTTGTAAGGatgaaaatgaaacaaaaatcgAACTCTCTGAATGAAATTGACAGCATAAAATTCATTTTCAAATGACTAGTACTGAGCATGATCTATAGAAATTTTCTCCTTACGCCACATTTGAAAGAAATATTGAAAACCAAGAGTCCTCACAGCAGGTCGTAGAACATCAAATGTCAATAGCCCCATACACAATAGATTGCAAGATTACTAGTTTCCAAGTACCATTTACAACACGAAaaattaagtacaaaaataaaaccgaCATAACAATTGGATGTAACTTATAATCGAATCTTATAAATTATTAGTAAGTTgcaaaatttacatttatagGAATGTCCCATATTTTATCCATATATATCGCACTAGACTTGTGAGTTGTGAATGAGAAGGACTAAGAACCAGGGCCAGGCTTCATGTGTAATCACAAAAGCCATGGCCAATCTCTAGGGTAGTAATCAGCTAGCAAGGCCAGATTCAGCAAGCGATTCAATCTCTCGGGTAACAATCAGCTTGCAAGACCAGATTCAGCACACCCAAGGGGTGTGCCATTTTGCACAGGAGCGGAAAACTCTTCTCAGTCACCTGCGAACAACTTCTCAGCGTAAGGACTTTTAGGTGGAGGTGCCTGGCAGATGCCAGAACCGCAATGCCAATATCGCTGATCTGGCACCTTGACATATCAAGCTCTTTGAGACGAGAGCAACTCACTGAGATCGCCACGAGGCTCTTGTCGGTAAGCTTCTTACAGCCATCAAGATTTAGTAGTTTGAGAGTTCTTCCATGCGCCTTGACCAGGGCCTCAATGGCTGCATCGGTCAGGTCAACACAATAAGAAAGATTGACCTTCACCAACCGGTCTCCGGAACCTTCGATGAAAGGAAGAAGCCCATTGTCAGTCAAACCAACAAGCCCACTCAGGTCGATATGCTCCAACTTTGGGCAGATGTTTGCCACAAGAGCTAAGCTATCACTAGTGAGATCAGGACATGCGTGAATAGTCAAGGATGTAAGATGGGTGCAGGAGGGGTGTAGCGAAGGATCAAAGTCCTTAATCTCCGAACATTTAGCCGAGGCTAGTGATTGGTAGTTTGTATTGGTAtcaagagaagaaagagaaacacTGTTGAGAGTGATCCTGCTGCACCCTTCTAGTTGCAGGCtttcaagtgttctagaagtTTCAGTTACAGCTCTCAGTCCAGAATCTGACAGGTGGAAAGATCTGTGGAAGGGCAAATGTTTCAAACTTGGACAACACTTTCCGATGGATTCAAGGGCCAGATCAGTGACGCCGGAGCATGAGGTGACTGTTATGCTATTGAGATTTTGCAGGCTTAGAGACTTAGCTGTGATGCGGATTTCGCTCTTGCTCACATTCTGGAGACCACTTAGGGTAAGGTCACTAACACCCTTCCCATGCCGCCCAACAAAAGCACAAGAAATGTCACTGATGTTTAAACCCTCAAGCTTGACCTTCTGGAGGGAAGAAGAGGCAGAAGCCATGAGGCTCGAGACTCCTAGATCACCAACTCGTGGGCAGTCCTTGATAATAAGGCAGTTCAACTTTTGACAGCAAAGGCCAATAGCATGCAGGCCTTCATTGTGGATATTTGCACATGACTGTACTTTTAGAGAAGTCAAGTTCCGACACTTCCTCGCAACGGCAATCAAACCCTTCTCTGAGATTAGCGGGCACTGTGTGAGGTCAAGCTTTTCCAGGATGGGACATCCACCAGCAATTTCAGATAGGCTAATGTCAGTGACTAAAGGAACATTCCACATTGACAGAATGCGAAGGGAAGGGCAAGCATGAGCTACGGCAGAAAGCCCACGGTCAGTGATACCACAAGTTGGATTGCCATAGCTATTGCTCCCTCGGATCAAAAGGTCACCAAGCCCTCCACGACTACTATTACCtgtttgatataaaatattaacaacatATAATACGAGAGCAAGAGAATTGAGTTCAaatcccactaggtccatccacTGTTTAATTAAAAGAACCGCCTTCCATGATGTAGTTGAAAAATAgggaccaaaaaagaaaaaatagagcCGAGACAGAGAGGGAAACTgcttaataaaaaattaaaacagcGTTCTCTAGCAGCCCAAGTTTTTTGAGGGGAAAATAACAGTCTTCCACATTACCTACAGCTATAGCGGCAAGTTGAATATCGGTAGCCTGCTTGCCTTCCAAGATCCTACTATGAGACTGGTCTACCTCTCCCTCATCATCCTCTTCCTCATCACCGACCCCATCAGCGTTAAGATTTGGTAAAATCTTCCGCTGAACAGCATCGGACGGGCGGATGCCGCTCAGAAGGAAAAGCCATTTTTTGCAAACACAAGCAGATTTGGTCCTCTCCTTACTCCCTGGAAGTCGCCGGAAGATCTCAAAGAGGCACTCGTCGGGAAGATAGTTGACAGTGTCGGACTGATGCTCTTCTTCATTagcctttctttctctcctttccgaGATTACTGGGGAGGAGGAAATCCTGGGCATCTTGCGAGGTCGGCTGTGGGCATCAAGATCGGAAGGCATAGAAGAGACAAAGTGGAATCCAAAGCAGGGTTTCTCGAGGTTGATATCATCGTCTCCTGAGAAAATTGCAGGGGAACTAATTGATAAAACCGAGTTTGGTATTGTTgtcatttttttgtttctcgAAAAACACAAATTCCACCCAACAGAGCCTGCGGGCAGATGTCTACTGGTTTTACTTGGcaacaaaaattttgaacttggtagtaacttttttttttcgcatttttattattacaaaGAAGATGCTGTTCAGCATCAAGCTGGGTGCATTGGCAAGCTACTCAGTAATAACACGAACAAAGAAGTCCATTTGCCGGTGCATCTAATCATTtaaaatttgcatttaaaacATTATAAAAAGAGCAAACAAGGCAGGAAATTCTAGATGGTTGATtcaaaaatgcaaaattgaaACACGGAACCGTGTAATCTACGCCAATATGATATGATCTCCTAAAAGCTTAATACGTACATGTATATAGCCTAGAAAACCTAATATATGTCACTGAATATCTacaaaagaggggaaaaaacgAAATTTTCCAAATTTGAAACCCTAAGACTCCCAATTAAGCCAAAAACAGAGAGGAATAACAGCAATTAGGACATCGCTCGATCAATAAATTCCGAAGAGACATGAAATTGAAGCGACTACCTTCGTAGTTGGCGATGGCCATCAGTGGTGACGAAGGAGACGATTCCGATCGCGATTACTGAATAACAGGAAATcgaagacgaagaagacgaATTCGAGTTCATCTACGGGGGAATCGGGTTTCGCACGGGTAGGAGAGCGCCCCCGATCAGGGGATCGTTCTCAAAACCCTAATCGCGTTTAGGGCTTAAAACGAgcgagagaaagaaagagagaggggagagagagagagagagagagagagactcgaCGTTGAGTCTTTGAGCGAGAGACAGGCCGAAGCAACTTAACACGCGTCACGTGATTGGCACGTGCACTTTGTCCACCTGTCCATAAACTTAGCGGGTTTCGGGTTTCGGATTGAATGTTCGAAGCCTCTCCTGAAAAGAAATTATTACGTGGACCAGGTGCACCGTAGACCGCCAGAATTATTTAATGTTTAATGTGTtcaaattaacattttatttgCATAGCTATgatctaagaaaaaaaaaactctatgcataaaaaattatactatagtTTTGAGAACTTATTAACTATGTATTGAAcggtctaaatttttttttttaagagatagatagcacgctacctacttcgtttatttcatttagaaataaacttagctagaaatgtgaatcaactaggattcgaacttgggtctcgggtaccaaccaccaagccctttgccacttactctagggatggtcggtacggtctaaaaaattaatagtatagAACGAGAGACTATTTGATCCTATGATATAAAGATGTATTGGTAAAATACCTCGCTACACTACAGAGCACATGTAAGTCGTGATCGTGAATGTTTGGGATACACATTGAAACTGGTGAGCTCACCACAGATTGTATAGGACCAAAGTATGTGCTCTCTCACGAGACAGCAAGTTTTCATTGTGATTTTTAGTTCAAAAAATATCGTAGGTTCACGagctaattatttttattgtaacaAACACAGCTTAGATGTTCATAATTTGTGACTTCGTATGTAAATCTTccgaatattataaaatataagtaactaattaaattttaattttaaaatttttatgatagCTAGAGTTTTAGGTtatggtgcaccgggtgcatgaaaagaggaaaacaaaaatatgaaagGGAAAAAGCAGTAGTTGGCACTTAGCGGTAGTGATGAGCATCTTCCAAATGcagtcaaaatttttaattttttaattttttaattttttttttttttatgtggggTTACTGGTTAGGAATTATTGCAAGTGCGCCCTTtataaaggtttttttttttttaaaaaaaaatggcccttaaaacaaaatttaattttgtgaCGTGATCGAGTTACAAATTCTTAGTACACATTTTGCTTAatgcaattaaaattaaatttaaattctaactaaccttgttctcatcaaggaacaaatTTATTCCAGAAAAAATGTGGAATAGCAGTTTCAgtcttataccagcttattcttTAAACTCTGAAACTACTATTCTCAGGTACCAAACATCACGTTTAGAAACGAAGGGGGAAAACAAGGGCTTATTTTCTCCTTGTTTCCGAACCAAATGCTATCTAAAAGTTATAATTTCGATTGAGAATTTAGTACATGTTACcttgaaaaactaatttttcatctttttcacaaaaataaaaactttagttttctgtcaaatttgaaatttagttctTCAGTAAAACTATTTTTGCTCGAAGACAAACAGACTATTTGTGAAATTAACCAAGATCACGAACTGTTAATCAAGTCAAAccatttgtttggttcaccaaAGGGGGAATCGAAATAgacaagaataagaaaaagaaaatcataaaattgCCTCCAtcaccgaccgttcctaacgcaagtggcaaaaaggttggtggttggtggttggtatccgagatctcgAGTTCGagtcctagttgattcatatttttagctaaatttatttctaaataaaataaacgaagcaggtagcatgctacctatctctcaaaaaaaaaaaaaattgcctcCATCCAAAACtaagaaaaaaattactaaacttattagaaaaataaattatttaacaaaagAATATTTTATCATGATTTGATCAATTCTCTCCCATATTTTGGTTGTAATATTTTACCTGTTGACCTCGCTCttttcatgatatatatatttggtgtaTTTCATGCACTCATAAGTTGGACCTTTAATTGGTCGATTTCAAAGAAACCGTAATATTTTTcagataaaatattttggtctGACCTCTATGAGAAGTCTCAGTTGTACTCAGTCTTTGCTCATGATTTGATCAATTAGTGCAATTATTTGAATCTTTCTCACAAATCTGCTCTGTAATTCTAAAATTGGTCCAGCTCTTAAGGATAGGATTTCCAATGCCAAATTAGTCGGGGACAGAACAGTGTACATTGGCGTTGGAGCACCGATGAATGATTTACTGTGAAGTCAACTTATTCAATTCTAAAGGATGTAGGCACGTGGGACGCCCATACGTGCAGAATCTGGTCTTTACGTCTACCTCTTAAAGTGAAAGTGTTCAGTTGGTTTGTACTAAAGAAGAGACCACTGACAGTTGACAATTTTGTAAAGAGGGGATGGACTGGTAACACAAAATGCATGTTGTGTGAACTGGAAGAGAAAATAGTGGACCACCTATTCACTTAGTGTGTGGTCACTAGATTTCTTATGGTGTCGACCCAGGAGATTATCCATATGGGAGATTTGGGATATGAAGTGCATATGATCTGGAATAGATGGACTGGAAGAAAGAGAACCCAACCGACCTCAACTGGGCTTTTAGGACTTATAGCCTGCTGGTGGGTCATTTGGGATTTAAGGAATAAAGCGATTTTCAGGATGATCCAGACTGATCCAATAGTCGGTATACACAAAATTAAGCAGTTGACTGACCTGTGGAAGAAAATTAGGCCGGAAAAGTGACCCAACTGTTAATGTTAGAAGGTGACCCAACTGTAaacgttgtttttttttttttttttccgccatcCTTTGAGGCTTAtgctgcctcacccatgtagcttaattcactttCTAACTGAAtaaagtgggtagcatgctacctttctcttaaaaaaaaaaaatctaaaattggtCATGTATCATACATTAACATTATTTGTTCACCGTTGCTTTGGCAAGTTAGATAATAGTAATCTATCACTTAGTTCTAGCACCTCGTTTTCTTCCGTAACTTTCTGCTTATCTGAAACGACATGCATTCTTTTTTCCTCCTGCTACTAAATTGATCTCCTTAGTTGtgaaatcaattttcaattaCTGAAATAATGCTTGATTTTTCTCCAATTCTGGAATTTAAAATACCTCATTTCTTCAAGTTTTTGATATCTCAAGGTTTTACTTCTTCAGAGTCATCACCAGTTACCATCCACTCCAATTTTGGTCACTTGACTTGGACATCTTCAACTCCTTATGCTCCGCTACGCACAATCCATTCATGATTCATGTAATTTGACATGACCTGACATAAAGTTAGCAAGTTTACCAAAAATTGAATTCTAATAATTAACCTGCACAAAGTTTTATGTAGACACGCACATCTTAGTCACATcttaagacttttttttttttttttttttttttttgcccatcCGAGGAAGATAGGTTTGCCTATTTACTTCATTTATTTATAACGAAATATAAACTGAGTTATTAGAAGTGGGACAATTGGCTTCAAGAATCATAAACATCCTAAGCAAGAGcagactgaaaaaaaaaaaaaaaacctagaatGATATAATTACAAGCTAAGATAATTTATGATGTCCATTATTAAAATTCTTTCCATTGCTTAGCTAACACTTTGGCCCTACGAAAACCTGACTGCATTGATCAGATTGACCAGTATATTTCTAATGGGTATCCATTTATGACTCGTCAATTGCAACAATAGATTCATTTGagactactatatatatataataatactatatatatatagtatatatatatatatatattaactattgGGGCTGCTACATTAATGTTAATCAAACCATATTTTCTTGCTTATTGGTAACAATCTCTTGTGCGTTGACTCAATAAATCTTTTTGGCTCGTACCTGCCACCAACTAACCGttcacaaaataaaattgatgTCCCACTTAGTCGACCCCATGTGGCTATTGTTGACTTTTAATTTAGGCAACCAATCCTCTTAGATTGTCTAAACTTTGTTTGTCTCAGCAAAAGGGACACATATTGTAAACAAAACAATGCAATTAATTATTcgtttattctatttttttggtGTGTTAAGGTGAAAAATATTGTATGGAGTTCGCGCCCCTCAACTCTATAGGTTATTTTGAAATGGCCCCCTCAATTATACTTTTACTGAACGATTCGACCGTCTTaacttctatttattttttatttaagttgtTCCCGttagttaagttaaaatttttaccAAATATAATGGCTATGTTAATTATTCGGTAGTCATTAATTAACCGTTCCAATCTCATTCGCTAAAAAAGGACTAAAGCTAATAAATTTGAGAGAAATTATAGATGAATTTAGTATAATGTCTAATTTATTTGACTGAAATTactaaatgttaaaaaaaaataataatgattttatattatata
Protein-coding regions in this window:
- the LOC109718396 gene encoding EIN3-binding F-box protein 1-like — its product is MAIANYEGDDDINLEKPCFGFHFVSSMPSDLDAHSRPRKMPRISSSPVISERRERKANEEEHQSDTVNYLPDECLFEIFRRLPGSKERTKSACVCKKWLFLLSGIRPSDAVQRKILPNLNADGVGDEEEDDEGEVDQSHSRILEGKQATDIQLAAIAVGNSSRGGLGDLLIRGSNSYGNPTCGITDRGLSAVAHACPSLRILSMWNVPLVTDISLSEIAGGCPILEKLDLTQCPLISEKGLIAVARKCRNLTSLKVQSCANIHNEGLHAIGLCCQKLNCLIIKDCPRVGDLGVSSLMASASSSLQKVKLEGLNISDISCAFVGRHGKGVSDLTLSGLQNVSKSEIRITAKSLSLQNLNSITVTSCSGVTDLALESIGKCCPSLKHLPFHRSFHLSDSGLRAVTETSRTLESLQLEGCSRITLNSVSLSSLDTNTNYQSLASAKCSEIKDFDPSLHPSCTHLTSLTIHACPDLTSDSLALVANICPKLEHIDLSGLVGLTDNGLLPFIEGSGDRLVKVNLSYCVDLTDAAIEALVKAHGRTLKLLNLDGCKKLTDKSLVAISVSCSRLKELDMSRCQISDIGIAVLASARHLHLKVLTLRSCSQVTEKSFPLLCKMAHPLGVLNLVLQADCYPRD